From the Alistipes sp. ZOR0009 genome, the window TTCAACGTTGATAACGACGCCCCACCCTCTCAAACAGGGCATATTACGTATATTTTCAACCTTCAATAATCTTAAAAGAGCGATATTTCGCTCTTTTATACTTTATAGATAGCATGCAAATTTTATCAAGAGTTCCTTTGACGTACACCTTCAAACTTTTCTCCGAAAGAAAAGACGTACTTGTTTTTGTAACCACACGCCTTGGAGGATCTAGCCAAAACCATCTCGCATCATGTAATATAGGGTTCAACATGGAAGAATCTGCTGAAATTACAGTTGCAAATCGAAGAAATATTTGTAATGCCTTAGGCATCGATTTTGAAAAGACAACCTTTCAGCAACAAGTACACGAAGATTATATTTCCATAGTTGATCTAAAAAATGCAGGTTCTGGTCTATTGCAAAAAGAAAATGCGCTTCCACACTCCGATGCTATGATTACAACCGAAAAAAATATCACCATTTTTGCCCAAGCCGCAGACTGTGTTCCAATAGCCATCTACGATACAAAACAGAAAGTTGCTGCTGTTGTACATGCCGGATGGAGAGGAACTGTAAAAAAAATAGCTCAGAAAACCGCAATTAAAATGATTCAAGAGTTTAACTGCTCTCCCAACAATATGCTCGTTGGAATAGGTCCTTCTATCGGACGTTGCTGCTACGAAGTAGGACCAGATGTTATTGACTCTATCAACCAAAACTTTGCCGACACTTCTAAAATCATACAACAGCATGGCAATTCTGTGCACCTAGATCTCTGGGAAGCCAATAAATGTCAACTTATAGAGATAGAAATTCCAGAGTCAAACATTGAAATCGCCCAAGAATGTACAAAATGCAACGCGCATCTTTACTACTCATCCAGAAATGATAATGGACGTAGTGGCCGATTTGGAATAGGAATTACGTTATTATAAAAGGGAAC encodes:
- the pgeF gene encoding peptidoglycan editing factor PgeF codes for the protein MQILSRVPLTYTFKLFSERKDVLVFVTTRLGGSSQNHLASCNIGFNMEESAEITVANRRNICNALGIDFEKTTFQQQVHEDYISIVDLKNAGSGLLQKENALPHSDAMITTEKNITIFAQAADCVPIAIYDTKQKVAAVVHAGWRGTVKKIAQKTAIKMIQEFNCSPNNMLVGIGPSIGRCCYEVGPDVIDSINQNFADTSKIIQQHGNSVHLDLWEANKCQLIEIEIPESNIEIAQECTKCNAHLYYSSRNDNGRSGRFGIGITLL